CCAACCCAAAAATCCCAATCCGAATCCGACCCGAACTTGAAAACCTTCAACCCGAACCTAATTTGTTTTTCTGGTCAactcgggtcgggttcatttttaacACTCCTACTTCATGGTGAGGATGAATTCTGGGTTCTTAGTCAAGATTTATGCTGATGTAGCAGTGGATAGTATATGCATGGTTAATAATATCAAACACACAATTCTGTTAGAGTGTGAGAAGTTATTTTTATTCTAGCGACTTTCTTGTTGGGCAGACAGCGAATAGGAAAAGAGTAATTACAGGCGAGGAAGTTAGCTGAAGATGAACAATAAAATAATTACTTGTCGGCTGGAGACTCATGATTTCTTATTTCTGTATGGCTAGCGAGTCAGTGAGCTAAAAATTTGCAGATTGGTTATATTTTATGCGTTATGTTGGACAAAAAATTGGAGGATCTTAAATTATAGCAAAATATGAACTAAGTTTGGTTCAGATTAATTAAATAACAATTTGAGCTGAGCCGAGTTAAAGTTGCATTAACTTTCTTATAGCCATGAAGCATTGGGAACTCTACTCTGGAGATTGTTTATCAGATATATAGTCCATGTTGCCAGTGGTTGAACCAACAATTGTGAACCTGTTGGGAAATTTGTTACTATACAAAGTGATAATTATCCAGTAACTTTATTTCAAAAGCCCTTGTCGGCCTCCTAGAATGTGGAGTTATACAATGTCAGGAAGAGAATGAATTAAGTTCCACAATTATAATGATCCTTTAGTTATTTGTGAAGAAACCACAAATAGCCAAACTGGATCAAATGCCAAGAGGGTAGTAGGAGCTTGATTGATTTCTCTTCTCAGTTAAAATATCCACTGTTTTCTTTCCTTCTGCTCTGTAGGCCTGGATTAAGACAGATAGTTTTGACTATCTTTTTGCAGTTTGTACAATCACTATTGTCCTTTGATGTTCATGTCTTTGCAATCTTGATTATTCTTTCTGTATTCATGGTGTCTGGACTTTCTCTTCCACTTTAACGATCCtaattgatttctttttccaCATATTTCTTCTCTTCTAATAGAAGATGACAATAGATGTGctatatcaaattatttttaacatCAGAAGCCTCTTTTTGTCCTGGAAATATAGTTGTCTTGTAATTACATTACCTTCTTGGCTTGGAACATGTCTTGATCAACATGAAGTATATCCGAAATTTCTTGATATCAAATTTGAAGTTTAACTTAACAAAAAAGCACTAGCATGATTGCCACTTTATTGATTTCCTCTAGATGATTGAAGGTGGTCCGCCTTTTTCTTATAAACAAGACACTGAGGTTCTTGAAGCATatgcatccaaagaaaggcctGCTTTTAGAGCTTCAAACAAGCGATAtgcacatggtttaaaagagtaagcctttctccttcttgtaGTCCTTCTGTCCATCTACTTTTCAATACAGAACAGAGTTCAAAATATAATTCAGTAGTTGGTACTTGGTAGTGATGCCATGAACAGTATTATATAATTTGTGCTCATTGGGTAGGACTATGTACTTGCTTTTTGGATGCGGGTTGTCCTCTCTTTTGTACCATTTTTCTACATATTTGCATTCTTGAAGTATCAAATTGTGTATAACACAGTTCACATTGATTTGTAGGTTGATTGAGCAATGCTGGAGTCATGACCCTAAAGAGAGACCAGCTTTTAGTGAAATAATTGATAGGTTGTGCCACATACATAGCAACATTGGTCACAAACACTCAAAGGTATGCCTTAAGAGTTACATCATGCATTTTTGAGGAATAAACTTCCAAATTAACCTAACTTGGCCATTAACTCACGTTATTCTACGTGGTTACACTTACAATGCTCTTGAAATGGTGAATTGATAGGTACTCTTCCCTCACATATATTGAATTATGCAATGCATGATGTTTCGTGTAAATATTCAAACATTGGTCTGATACTGGCACATACATTAACATCTAGCAATAAAAACAATGGTAGACTTATCCAGTAAGTTTCCATTTGTGATACAGATATAGGGACACAGCAAAAATTATAACTATGATCAACTAAGGTTGTGATGTATTGCTTCGCTAGGCTGGCTTGAATTGAAGTTAGGGAAGCTGATACTAAAACTAGAAACATTTATCCCAATTACCTAAAACCCAAAACATGGACCCAATAACTCTATACCTCATCCTTTCCAGTCTTGCGATGCTGGAATTAAGGATCTGTTCCAACTGCCCCTGTTTCTTGCTTCACTTCTAACTATACCTGGTACACCCCACCTTAGACCCATAATTGCCTTGGATGCATGATCACCTTGGACCCATGAAAGATCTCTCCTTAACCTCGAAATGAATTTCCTaagatttaattgaatttttcatGATAACTAATGGGCTGATTGCTTGGGTGGAAGATGTAACGCAGATGaggaaaagtgaaaaaaaaaaagatgtacATAAATAATGAAGCTTTATCTGAAATTTTATTAgcctttctcttctctctttcATATCTTCCAAGTATTTAGACTCTATTTCAAGGTTTTTTATGTTGACTCTCCATTCCTCTTCATGACAACAATTTATAGATAACATGAACTCTCAtcactctcctcattttttttctcaaagCTCTGTTCTTGGTTCTCTTGGATACAAAGATATTATTCATGTATTTCTTCCTCGTATGAGAGTTGTTTATGGAGCCTTGTATGAGAAGAGTGAATCAAATTCTCAGGACAACTGTGGGCTTGCCTCTACCAAGCTATTTTTTCATCTGCTCTTCTTATTTATAATTGTCCAAATTTCACTTGATAAAATGTCATTGCATGTCGATTTCACTTTGACATTGTAaataatctaatcgctagaagaTTATTTCCCAGACTTTTGTTGAACAATTTTCTGTTTTCAACTAATTTCTTGTTTATTAGAGAACTAAATCCTAGAAGACCATCAAGCTGTGTCATCTATAACTCATTATTCTGTTCCACTATCTTTTTTCACCAGGCGGGAATTTTTAGTTGTTGCCAGAATTTGAACCTCTGGAAGAAGGATAGCTCTAATTCTAGCGGCTACTCATCCCATTCATCTGATTCAAGTTTCTGAATTGAACAGCAAACTCTTGTATGATTCAACACGAGGCAAATATTGAAGAAATCTACAACCTCTCCAAGCAAATATTGGCCTTACAACATGGATACCTCCTGTTCAGATGGCCCTGCTGATGGTTATTGAGCAAGCATCATATACAAATGATACTAGAACGCCAAATATTTTGTAAAAGAAATTGTGTATGGATTTGAAGTTTTTGTATTTGCAAGAAtagtatctttttttttttaagtatcttCTTTACACAttcgtttttttttctttttcaaaaacatGTTATTCCACAAATTGTTATGCTTTTTGGTTCCTTTGTGAAGAGAGATTCTTGTTCATACGATCTAAATTTATGGGATTCTGTGGTATTTATCATAACAGCTATGGGTTATTCCTTATCCAAAAATTGCAGGGATCAGCATCTACTCAAGATCTGGAACAACAAGAGGTTACTTGATTCGATGAAGGTATGGAATATGTTTCTGATTATTCTGTTTTATCAGCAATTCAATTTCTCTTTTAGATCTTTTCCAAAATTCATTCCACTTACTTTTCTTCCCCAttccttgcctttcctgctcCTTTCTCCCTGCTTTTCTTGACCACAGAGCAAAGTAAAGGAGACCTTGAACCCTGACCACAGTTAGATACTTGTCTTATTTGCAACTCTCATTGAAACCTCCTTAAGATCATCACTTGCTCCTCATCTCTTCCACCCTTCACCAACTTTCATCTTAAGCTCAATCAATCTACCCTTCTTGGAGTAATAGAATCATCATGGGTGTCCTAGTTGCTGCAGCTAAGCATCTCGACACATTAATCGGGTATCGTGGGTGCATCACTCGAATGCATGTTTATAGAGTTTGGTTAATTGATACATGTTCCTGCAAATCTGACAGTTTGTGCTTTGTTTCTTCTGTGCATCAGCCCAGCAGTGATGCTGCTTTATCCTCTGTAAGTGGCAAAACCACCCCTATGAGCTCAAATCATCATACAACATGAACTAACTGGTGTTGTTCTATTAGATATGCGTCAATGCGCGCAATCGAGAGCCCTTCTCCGGTGGATGACCAGCAGTGGCTGACCTACTGGGTGATCTATTCACTCATAACTCTCTTTGAGCTCTCCTCCTGGAAAGTGTTGCACTGGTAATACTCAAGTCGATCCATAACACGTATCATGTATTCATGTTAAGTTTCGCAACTCAAGTTGTGGTTTCACATTTGACAGGTTTCCTCTTTGGCCCTACGTGAAGCTTGTGTTCTGCTTGTGGCTGGTGCTCCCTATGTTCAATGGAGCAGCCTACATTTACGAAGACCATGTTCGAAGGTACTTCAGATTGGGGAGATATGTAAGCCAAAAGTATCCCGCGCAGCAAAGAGTTGTGCAAATGGCAAGCCTAGATGCTAGGAAATCGGTCGAACAGTTTATCGACACCTATGGGCCGCAAAGTTTGGAACGAGTCGTCAAAGCAGTAAGAAATAGCTGATGTTTTAGTATTGTTGTCGTTACGATCCACTTAGATGAAAGAATTTAGCGATTAACGGATCATGATGTTCACGATATCTGATTCAAAATTCTTGTTGGTGCAGGCTGAAAGGGAAGCAAGGAAACACTAAATTGCATTGAAGAATCTATTAATGtagacaaaaatatattaaactaatttcaAATCTCTCTTGGAAAAAATTTATTCGCCTTGTATTAATTGGAGTATTGTAATTGATTCTAATGTAAATAGTTTTGTGTTCAAGTTCAATTGCAATCCATGACTTGATAATCAAATATTTTCGATATCACCCTCACTTAATGTCTATTTGGATTTGAAATatatcataaaattataaaattagcaTCACATAAACTCTTTGTTACTTGGGTAATGCGACTAGATCCAACCTAACCAAATCTtttattatgttatatttcatatcGATACAAAAATGATATTCAACACTAAGAGCCCTTACCAAATCATTGCTATAAATTCGATGTAAGATAAAACAGTCCAATGCTACAACATAAGAAACAAAGGATGCACTATGTGACTTCGCAATGAGATAACCAACTACATCCCAACAATGACAGACCTAGAAATTGAACTCTATTAGGGCTAAAAAACAACCCGGGCTTATAGTGGGTTGATGATAGAATTTAATCCCAATCTAATAAGGGAAATTGacttaaaaaattgaaaatgatatagtaaataattgaaaaattaaaatgatatctGGTGGGGCCCTCGGGCTACCGCCCCAGTACATCAATGCCTCCCTTGCATCCCAAAATATACGACAAGCATTATGACAAAGTACAATTCACTCTCCAAGATTCTATAGAAGAAGTTTCACTTGTGTAAGCAAATTCAAAGAGAAGTTGTTTGAGCTCTAGAAAGACTAATTGCATTTATTGAAGTTACattgttttagatttctaaaaatcCAGTCATTTAGAAAGACTAATTGCATTTATTGAAGTTACattgttttagatttctaaaaatcCAGTCATCTAGAAAGACTAATTGCATTTATTGAAGTTACattgttttagatttctaaaaatcCAGTCATCCTTAGAATGGAATCTCTAACTCTTGCAAGATTCCGATCTTTGTGTGGTCTCTGATAGTAGAACGAGCAATCCATGTTGCTGACGATTCTTCGAGCTATGACAATATGCGGTGGAATCATTCTTTTTGTGCTTCCATCGATGTTTTCATCTTCATCATCGTCTGATCCACAATGGAGTGAGTCGCCAACATTCACCAAGCTTAGCTTATGAGGAATACTAACTTGAGTTCTCGAAGGGATCATGATCGGGTTAGATGATTTTCGATGAGATTGAAACTCCAATGGGCTTGACTTGGGACCAATGAACAGTTTTTCTCGGGAATCATACTCGGGCCATAAGATGTCTACCTCCAAGAACTCTTCATCCATCACGATGGGTCTCATAATCATAACTAGTATACGAGGAGAAAATGAAAGACGAAGTATTTATAGATATTTGTTTCTTGGCTAAGTAAGTTACTAGGAAGCTTTATGAGCACACTTGCTAGCCAAAATGTTAATTGATGTTATGAATTTGGCGTGGAAGCCACCATCATCCTTTCTTAAGGTTTCCATATATTCCACTTGGACCcccaaatataatataataataagataaACTATTGAAGaaacttcaattttttttaaataataataaaagttgaCTTGTGTTTTTAGAGTTAGCTTGGAGAATGTACTTCTTTATtggggaaaaaaattaaaaagcatcttaattttataaattattaaaagaccatttctttttttaaaaaaaatcaaatgagtttttttataattttatctcAAAAATATCCGTAGATCCACGTTGTTATATATAGAAGCTATCTAGTAACTACTAAAATATGTTTAAggtgagtttaagatttagaatttAGTATTTATATAGTGTAGAAGCTACTAATAGCTGCCACAACATAAATAAGCTACTAAAACATGTTCAgtatgaatttaaaatttagagtttatgatttaaagtttaaattctttgaactctaTTATAGTAAAATACTATTTACCaacttagtcaaaattatttaactttatcaaaatcactttaaaataatTGTAGAAGTTATTATATAGCTGCTACAATCCTAAATCTTATAttttaaaccctaaactcatcctaaacatgttgtagcagttattgGTAAATTCTACATGTTATAGCAACTAATGAGCAGTATCtatatattgtagcagctacttggtagTTTCTACACGTTATTAATCCTAAATATCAAATCATGAACTCACTTTAAACACATTGTAAAAGCTAGCGGATAGCTTCTACAACGATATATTTGATCTAaggatattttcaaaataaaatcatggaaagagcgaccatttgtttttttttttttttggaaaaaaggCGCCTATATGATGTTTCTCTTAATTTAGACGctcttttgatttatttattttcccaTCTTTGTTTCCTTGAAAAAAAATCCATTAGTAATAATTGATCAACATAAATAAGTAGTTATTAATTGTTATTTGCAATTGATCTATCTATGAACGTTGACAAGTAAATCACTGATGAGTTGGCTCTATTGCCAACTTAATTGTCAATCGTCGAATAATAACGAAAATGATGGCGTGATTGGGAGTCTGGACGAAGGTTAACAAGAAACAGAGGGTTAGAATGACAACCAGGTATTCCCCGCACTCAAGTTAGAGGATGTAGAAGATAAGTATTATAGTTTTGATGTACATAGATGTGCGTATATATTTGGATATCAGAAAAGATTACCTTTTATAAGGAGACCACGTACCTTTTCTTTCCATTCCCTTTTCATATTAtcattatttaattccttaaataatgcGAGACTTGTTCATGTCACTACTTTTTTACAGAAATAATTTGAGATTTGCCTGATGATTATCCTTTTCTTGAAATAATCTGAGATTTGCacgataatttattattttcctgAAATGGTCCCACATTTCGTGTCACAAAGAGGCTAAGAAACCAAGGAGGCATTGATCCAAGAGTATGGAGTCGGGAGGCTAAGGAGCCAGGAGGCCCGAAAGGCTGGATCCAGGAGGCTAAGGAGTCGGGAGTCTAGAGTCGGAAGGGTAAGGAGTTGGATATtaaagaataattattattagaaaatatttatttcctagtattttatgtattttcttattttATGTGTTTCCTATTTTACActtgtaatgatatttatatatcaCATGATATCATAATAAAGTTTGTGAATTATAACGTCAACATGGTATCAGACCACTAAGCTTTACAACaaccttttttccttttctccataATACCCACCGATCACCTTCTACAATAGTTGCCGCTAATGACATCACTCGTCGGAtatctctcacaaatactcccaaTTCACCTTCTGCCTTGTGCTTCTCAACGTCAATGCTCAGGCACCATTAAAACTCACCACGTCTAATTACTCTGCTTGGTGCTTGTAGTTCACATCTCTTCTATTCAAATATGATTTACTGGGATTTGTTGATAGCTCATGTCCCTACCCCCCTGCGTAGATAATGCCTACAGACTCCACGCTCCCTCACGTGAATCCTGATTATATTCTCTAGCTCTGTCAGGATTAACTTCTCCTCAACGGTATTATAGGTTCGATGTCTTCTACTTTTGTGCagtttatttcttcatcaacttcatctAGAGACGCATGATAGACGCTAGAGAGAACCTACGCAGCTTCCTCACGTGATAGAATTATGACTCATTGTTAAAATCTTACCATCCCTCAACAGGATAACAGATCTATCACTGATTATATGCAAGACATGAAAAGAAATATTGACGCTCTTGCgcttatgaatgtcaaagttgaCTTTGATGAGCTCTTCATTCATATCCTGAATGGTCTTAGCCAAGATTATTGCTATATTTCACATGCTCTGCAAGTTCATGACGTCCCTATTACCTTTGATGAGCTATTCGAGCAGCTCCTTAACTATGAAGCCCAGTTAAAAGTCTCGACATCATCTCCATCTTTGACGCCAATGACTGCTCTTGTGGCTCCAGTAGAGAATTCTTGTAATCAGTATTCAAACTATCATGGTGGTCACCAGCAAGTTCCGTCGATGTTCCATCAGTCACGTCTGTCTACTCCAGGGCTATTTGTGTGTCCTCCTACACATCCAGTTGTGTCCAGTTCCAATCATTATCTTGAGCGCTGTCAGATCTATGGTGTCCAAGGTCACTCTGCTCGCTAGTGTGGTTATATGACTGCCTTGATGCTTACTCTGTTTCCGCTGGCTCCTCCGCGTGCTCCGCGTCTCGCGTGTAGTGCATCGTTTGCGCACACTGCCGTTCATTTTATACCTCCGTCTGATTCTTGGGAATGGGTGGTTGACTCTGGCGCCTCTCATCATGTCACCACTGATCTCACTATCCTCTTGTTTCATAAGCCTTACTCAGAGAATGGTAGCATCATCATTGGTGATAGTTCTGGACTACCCATtacctgttggtgcggttagtactaacgatttaacctaggttttgatgaatgacaaatagattaagttaggtttgtcgttatctaatgctttgatcgagtatgcaagctaagtccagacaggtcgacggactgaccgaatgtctggcacgaagtccaagcgggtcgacgggctgaccggacgcttggcaagaagtccagctaggtcgacgggctgaccagatagctggcacgaagtccaagcgggtcgacgggctgaccggaagcttggcacgaagtccagctaggtcgacgggctgaccggatagctggcacaaagtccagacgggtcgaagggctgaccgaatgtctggcaagtaagtaaaggtaagtcactggaggagagtgactgtgaggagacatcccagttaagggacagtaggcatcggtccagtttaggtccattttggatccctaaattgagactctgactaggttctggtctcgggaagacaggacctaactcataaatctatataaaatgtctatacatatatTGTTATAACTCTATTTTGTGgatacaaatgtagagcttcaaaTTCTGTACGCGTAGCAACTaacagagcttgattccgagttcggagtcaaaagttatgaccttcggaagatgactgtgtcaaacaagtagttggagacgactcggatCAGTCAGATTcaaactctcctcatctgatccgaatttttgggatctgataagctctggagacccctccaaagggctataaaaggaggggatgagcaagcttcaagaacacaactctcagaacgaagaatctgcttccttgtgctcctgctgcGCTGCGATCTCCAACAAGCTTTTCCTTTTtgttctaagtctttttattgtcggtaatttttccttattagcaatattgtacttaacttgtaatctatatttcgaattgctagtgaattgcccaacgaaagtactcacggagtacgggccttcaagtaggagtcgtcacaggctctgaacgaagtaaatccactgtgttcaattttcttattccgctgcgtttatactcgttgtttttcgaatcgatattcacccccccctctatcgacgtttcacgatccaacaactggtatcagagcgggtaccgctctaatttggtgcaaccaccaatcagacagggggtgaaaatttccttttttttcagTTTTTCCGCATAAGTCCAAACTAGTATCATTACTTGTTTTGGATATTTTCTTTCGTTGCAATTAagactaaattggtgcaacaccaacttagttcattttgattaaactcttcccgcactgctaatccaagacgaagtcttgggatatatatatattttttgcttAATTTCGTGTGTGCAGATTAACATGTCTCAattagaaggcttcagcacagtacgccctcccctattcaacggggacgacttttcgtactggaagaaaagaatggaggtttacctgaagacagactacgaccagtggttcagcgtcataaaAGCCTACAaacctccagtcgacaactccggaaatccactagaccctgaacagtggactccggacatgaggaaaacgGCATCGACTGAGAACAAAGCAATTAACATGCTACACTACGGTCTAACacaagaagaactgaaccgggtcggaccacatcagaacgcgaaggagctttgggacaaattgatcgagttgcacgaaggaacaagcgacgcgaaggtaacaaaaagagacttacttttaaatagaatttttaatataaaaatgcaggaaggagaaacggcaagtcagctccacgcgaggatcaaggacatcctcaacggactccacgcgataggccaccagatggaaaacagagacttaataaggtacgcactaaatgcttttccacgtaatagtttgtgggcatcgatcgtagatgcctacaaaatttccaaaaatttatctaaattaaagttagacgagcttttttgtgagttagaactgcatgaacaaactaatgctagagccgagaaaggtgttgctttatttgcaggctcctccagagaaaagaagagcaagcctgaatctgaagaagattccgaccaagattccgaagacgaagaatacctggtgaacttggtaagaaaaatgttcaccaggagaaagaggagcttcagcaagaaggatcttcaaaagatcagttctcccatggaacaaaagaacgtgacctccttcggatgtaacaagaagggacactacaagaatgagtgtccgAGACTAAAgaacgacaaaccgaagccgaccaaaaagaaggctctcaaagcgacgtgggacgactcttcctcggacgaatcggaggtagaagatcagaagcaccagagccatctcgcgctgatggcccacgaagctgaatcggaagacgaatcggaagacgggtccgaacccgaatcgagccacgagtccgtactcgtttccaaaGGCCCGGAAGAGGTATATTtcgatttaaacaaaaaaaaatttaaaattatttcctgcttaaataataaattagttaaaatagaaaatgaaaacaaatcactccttgaggaaaatcaagacctcaaggaacaaatcaaaaattcaaatccaactcaagatctaacgaggagaatttatcattaaaaaatgatattaacaatttaaaagagatgttagaaaaattcactacaagatcaaaaaatctagacttaatcctgaataatcaaaaggcgtgttataataaaaccggactcggatataagtcgaactcaaataaaacctttaaatcattaataacccaattcaAACCAACACataaagcttgggtcccgaaagcgtgattaaccacgcaagtaggacttaatcaactttacatacctaaagataaaatatattatataaaatctgataaagaaaatcaaaaatcaaaatacaaacttaaataaaaaaattcaaaatctgaacattttaaaactcaacaaaatataaattatcaccaagttaattataactataaaagaaatagacataaacctaaatcaaaaaggTTAAAttgaaggccaataattcagggggaggctccagaatagctggcacctccaaaactaacatacccgacagggtaacccaaacaaactaactTGACAGGGTGAttaagattagttaaaaagggaccagGTTTAACttaaatcatggtactggtgaagtttttggatgatagtacgttagggaagcttgggcatcgcatgtctagaaagatatgtcttcgatctggtgcatttggccaagtggaactgaccgaagctacccttaaatagatcctaactagttagaccaaagtttagtactaagctccgtggataggactattcggaaaactttgacggaatggttactctaatgatgtccagatgACTCACCAGAGCCCAGAGGTTTATCCGaagaatacctatttgttgagaccaaagttaaacccgaatctaacacaagttaaaccaaactctataatcaaatcaacttcatctcacaaaattataggattccctgatcgataatttagatcgggtgagataaataaggtttaaatttttaaattaaatctcaaattaaattaaaatttcgaattaatttaaatctcaaattaattaaatttcaaattaatttaaattttaaattaaattttgaattaatttgaatctcgaattaatttaaatttcgaatgcaaaattttaatcttaaacttaaaaattaattttaattctaaacttaatttcaaagttttaattttaaacttaaaaattaatttcaaaattttaattttaaacttaaaaaattaattaagttttaattttaaacttaaaaattaatttcataattttaattttaaacttaaaaattaatttcaaaattttaattttaaacttaaaaattaatttcaaaattttaattttaaacataaaaattaattaagttttaaatttaaacttaaaaattaatttcaaaattttaattttaaacttaaaaattaatttcaaagttttaattttaaacttaaaatttaatttcaaaattttaattttaaactaaaaaattaatttcaaaattttagttataaacataatttcaaaattttaattttaaacttaaaaattaatttcaaaattttaattctaaacttaatttcaaagttttaattttaaacttaaaaaattaacttaaaagaaattattttctttaaaaaaaaatcattttacaaaccttttaaaaatccttttaaaaactattttaaaaatcattttaaaaatccatttaaaaattatttttaaaaaaatcttttaaaaattctttttgaaaaaaaaactgttttaaaattttttttaaaaaaatccttttaaaaactatcttaaaatcattataaaaatcctttacaaaattattttaaaaaattattttaaaaaattattttaaaaatatttttaaaaattattttaaaatgattttaaaaatccttttaaaaactatttttgaa
This genomic stretch from Zingiber officinale cultivar Zhangliang chromosome 7A, Zo_v1.1, whole genome shotgun sequence harbors:
- the LOC122001802 gene encoding HVA22-like protein f isoform X1, which codes for MGVLVAAAKHLDTLIGPAVMLLYPLYASMRAIESPSPVDDQQWLTYWVIYSLITLFELSSWKVLHWFPLWPYVKLVFCLWLVLPMFNGAAYIYEDHVRRYFRLGRYVSQKYPAQQRVVQMASLDARKSVEQFIDTYGPQSLERVVKAAEREARKH
- the LOC122001802 gene encoding HVA22-like protein f isoform X2 produces the protein MLLYPLYASMRAIESPSPVDDQQWLTYWVIYSLITLFELSSWKVLHWFPLWPYVKLVFCLWLVLPMFNGAAYIYEDHVRRYFRLGRYVSQKYPAQQRVVQMASLDARKSVEQFIDTYGPQSLERVVKAAEREARKH